The window GAATCACAATCCTCCTCTCAAACAAGTTGCCACATTACAATCATCTCCTTAAACAAATTACCACGTTCCTCCCCTCAAATAGTCATCCATCTGTCAAGCTCTATTTGAGCTAACTCCTCTTCTTGGAGCATCGTGCTCCATCTGATACAGTCAACCACGGATCTCATCATGACCTCTCTTTGAGGCTTTTGAGGCTCTATTAGATCTTTGTTCGATACCTGAGGATCATACTAGCATGGTTGGTTAAGTTAGAGGCATGCCTTTGATAGCACTTGTTAAAGGGATAAGAGCCCTACACAATGGAGGATTTAAACAGTGACCataaactcaatttaatttggaaaccTAAAAATACCATTACATTGGCAagataatacaaaaattaaattctacaGAGCTAACCAcgctttcaaaataaaaattacagaTGAGTGGAAGAACACTTACGTTGTTGATGACCCTGGATCTGTCAAAACTCCAATATTGGATACTACCACTTGAAAACCTTCATATAGTCTGAGAATGAGATTTTGGCTTGTGAGaaccaaaattgaaatggaaaaaatggtAGAGAAAAACTTGAGAGAAAACTGAGTAcactaaaatcaaacattgGTATCTTACCTCCCTCTGTTAGAAGAGAGAGTTAAAGAGATGATGGACACCCACGTAGCCCAAATAACTATTTTACTCAAGGGAGTTATTAacttgatttaattaaaaataaataaaataaactaataaaaataataattaattaaatcatatttaaatgaatatctcCTATggtttcaattaaattaaatcaaactattaattaattgttcaattaattaattgctaaattaaatgtcttatatttaatttaataaaatttgaatcatattcaaatataaatttatctataacctatagttttaatatgtatcatgcatattaaattttaacttatagttttaatatgaatctaattcacattaaactaatatttgaattcattcaaatattttatttctcataaattaattttgaatcatatccaaaattaaatttacataataaagtttaattgaaatataaatattctattataatgtatcactatacattatattaattttcaaagtaaatttgaacatttcaaattacaatcaatataaataaatcttattacCTTTTATGAGCTAAGAAGGAGGCTTAATGAAGCCTACAGATCATAAGCTACAATGAtataagattaattggctaaactcattaactacattaatcaatattcattaactatgtgtacactccactaaaggCTCACatttgaactcttctcaccgtagatatatttctgtgtccaTGAGCGTAGACCtataacagtaagttagtcattCACAAGTGTTCATTATATGAGCTGGgttaaattatcattttaccCCTAGGTTACATCTAGTTCTAAAACATCATTGCTCCTCTAGTGAACAACTTATTTACGATCCaaccaataaatagaaactCCTCTCgtgtcatagagagggtagggcCATTTGTTCGAGTTTCAGAGACACCATTAAgagaacactcatctacttaccctaaagtctAGAAatagtgaatttcatcttgtgtaattatgttcttAACTCCTCACTCAGTACTTGTGTCCACAATGATTAGCATACTGAGTCGGCAATCTGGCTACTATCACCTGTACAAATCAAAGGGCAATCCATTGCGAACAGGAGATCATAATACACTCAGAATTAAGACTATAGAAACATAACTAAttaacggagttacatctagtggttcTTATTTCATGGTCtagtcttatgcaaactcattgcatataATACCCTCACTAgcatgtcacctacacgaaTACGTTgaatcattgtgtttgtatcaaatacaaagtaagccctatccatagtgttaccgAACAAGATACCCAGCCTTgtccctatactatagatcttttaagttgatctcgaacattgatccttTTATATCTCTAcatattgttcaagacttatcaaacaacttaggatgttagtttattggatttaggatattaagacaaaactaataatataatcaataacacttgttgaaattataataataacactttattaacaacAGTCAATGAGttatatttactatctacgagttttatgacataaaacCCAACACTAGGTGTATTAGGcatataaggtgtatcaaatgtgtATTAGTAACAAGGATatgcatttgtgacattttagGTATTGTATATGTGGGTTGGACTTtgtttttaccatttttgcaaACAATAGTTGTGTGTTATGAACCTAattattaaaacttattttgtcttttttttacaagtgccctattttgtaaatattatggTTCATTTagttgtatttgaaaataccCATTTAAATTATACTCATTTGTTAACCGATAACTACtttttgtaacaaaaaaaaatattcttgatggttgttttttatttaaaataatcataataagcTTTTGTGACTTTTATgacttattttagttttatgcaTTTTCTTATCCGAATAAGATAcagttacttttttttttgtaattaaaagaaaactattttcagCGTAACCTTCaatcttaataatatatagttattattatagttatGAGTAAAGGAGATGTTCATTATCCATTATGATTAGTGCTATTGCATGTCATGTGTTATTCTCCTTCACATTCAATACTTTTGTCATGTGTCGTTCTCTTTCACATCCAATGCTTTTGTCATTTGTATTGAAGATACTAATCTCTTAGTGGTCATGTAATCCATAGAGGTGTGCACAGTGATGAAAAAATAGACATGCACTACAGAAACCAGATATGATTTACTCTAATTAGAAATTAgcatgcttttttttaatcaaataacatTAGAGTTTAGTTAATCATACTTCCGTAGCTCTTGATTACTCTTAATCTTTCAACGAACTCAAATTGGAATACCACCAGTGTTGACCCGCTATTCTCCGGACTTAGAATCAGGTTGTGAGACtcaatggtaaaaaaattgagaaagatCGATAGATGGAAATATGAGGATTAATATGGATTATGGTTGAGAGTTgggaaataaaaaactttttggTGAATAGTTATGAaagtaaaaacataaaaggCCCGAAAGTTgttgaataattgaaattgtcatccttttataaacaaattacatGCAAGTTTGCATGTAATGTAATCACCAAAGTCTAACACCTCAAAATCCACTATCTCTTAGTAGGTTTTAGTGTGAATGTTTAAGAGTGTTGTTCATATTGCACCTTTACactaaaagaaatcaaaacaatttttgtatGATGCACGCAATGTTATGTTGCAGGAAGCCACTTTCCACGACATACAAAAACAAGACGTCAcagaaagtttaaatttaatttaatgtgttCACTTTCCTCGACGTGTGGTAGGGTGTACGTCgtgaaattgttaaataataattattgtttaaactTTCTCCGACGTCACCCTGCCACACGTCAAGAAAAGTAAtcacattaaatttaattttagacttTCATCGATGTATGGCAGGGACAACTCgggaaaagtttaaatattaatttttcatttaaactttCCTCGACGTCGGGTGGAGTGACGTTGCAGAAAGTTTAATAatacttattatttaaacttttttcaacGTGCAACCTGCCATACGTTGTGGAAAGTGTCTGCATTAAAGTGACAATGGTCACCTTTCCCCAATGTGTGGTAAGGGGCACGTCGAGAAAagtttaaacaataaatttattatttaaagtttatcTGACGTGTCTATTACATACATCGACGAAATGTACCTTCCCTGGCGTCTTCAAAAACGTTCTTCCttcaacataaaacaaaatgcaaaacgaaaataaacccaaaatcaatcgagagagagggagaggaggAGAGTTGTGTTGTCGTTGTCGTCGTCGTTCGTCTTCGCCGCCACCATCGTTGAAAGTGccctattttcttctcttttttcttttcatttcaactttttcgCTTCACTAGACCCTTTCAAATCATAGCAGAGCCAAAATCTAGAGCATCGCAAAATGTGTTTATGAATCTATATTGAAACacaaagttaaagaaaaaacccacgaaagaagaagaggaagatgaagaagaagatgaagaagatgaagatgaagatgaagatgaagatgatgaagaagaagaagaggaagaagaagatgaagaagatgatgaagaagaagatgaagaagaagatgaagaagatgaagaagaagatgatgatctgGGTTGGTGAATGTTTCTCTGTCATCGACACGATCTGCATTGGGGAAAGTATCCCCAACGTACATGTTGACGTCGACTGAGACGTCGGGGTAACCTTCTCCGATGTGTTTTGAGGTTTTTGCCGACGTGGGGCTGCGTTGGGAAAGACCCTATTTCTTTTAGTGTTATGTCCCCAACTATCCACTTTGTCTTACCCCTGAAACGAGAGGCTTATGAGGCTAGCGCTAGTAAGCTGCCCTCATCTATGCAGATCTAATTATAATCTTGTGTGAAATGGAGTTCATGTTTtagcttaggattaagattaagttacttAGGTCATGAATAGAAATAAATAGtcaattttaaatagtaaacaaTGTCATAacgaaaaattaattatttcatggttcagtcATATGTAAACTATTCACTTAAAATGTTACTACTTTCATGTCTTTACACGGATGATCAAGGATCACACcatttgtactaactacaaagcagACCACATTCATAATATCCCTAAAACAAGGTGTCCAaccttattcatatactatagatttAAGATTATCTATAATATATTGGATTCAAGTTTATCTATAATACACACTCTAGACCATTTAGGCTATATATTCGAACTTGATTAATGTTTATGTCtatacacataaagttcaagtctaCACAAGATAGCCCCAAGACCTAAATTTATTGGCTGATTCAAGATTAtaacattaatttttactaATAAGTCATGAATAACCACTTGCTGAAATGATTAAGTTAAGAGCACAGTTTTCACTAATATAagtgtgttttttaaaatccacCAATGTCACTATTTATAGACAATTTGACGAACATGAGGTAGATAACAAGGCCACTAAAAATTGGCATCTTCAAGACACATGACATAGGAGTTGGATGGAATGGAGAGTGATACATGACTATATGAATAGATGATTAAGATGGATGATTCtgttttaaaatgtaagataaaattcattttaggcctaaattaattaaatggtaaaattaaccaaaaataaTTTGCATGTGTCTTACTTGCCAAAAGAAATCGACTTCTGTGCTTAAGGTTTAGATTTTTGCTATAATAATGGTTTTGtaaaactttttataataTCTTCTCCtgattttgagagagagaggttgaaagaaatagaaaatagtttattattatcattattatttattcaaacTTAGTCACatcaataatttgattaataatgCAAATAATGGAGCATATAGGTGAAtctgaaaatatattttcgaacaaaaaagtattgtttaaTGTTATGAAGGagcattattattgttgtttttaatgTATTAACCTATTGTTTTTTAGTGGGGGCACATGCATTCATGGGTTGAGTAATTCAAACAAGGCCTGAATACTATTTTTAAGGCaattaatcaatatatttagGTTAGGTTTGgatattatatgttttaagttcgttttagtttaatttataagctttataatgttatatttttattatcaaaatcTCATCTATATTTcgatatatttgtaaatattaaatttacatagGTCTATTAGAAACTTCCATTCAAATCAGGGAggaatattatttaaatggAGAGAAGGTGAAAAAGAGGAGCAAATGGTTAATGGAGAGAAGgtgaaaaagagaagaagaaatggttGGTTGGGTAAGGAAACGTAGTGGAAGCCCAGTTGGGGAATAGGAGCATGGTGTAGCACTTATGGAAAGTAAaacatatttgttatatttgtaaatagttagGAAGGGTATTggaaaaataaccaaaaaaaaaaggaagtattttagctataatatatatatattattatggaaagaaaaaggttgaaTAGAAAAATGGGAGGGGGTGGGTAAGGATCCATGAAAAAAGATGGAGATGCGGCGTCGTTTAGAGTAATAATCCgtgaagatgatgaaaagtTAAGGAGAGAATCTGGGAGAGAAGACGAGAGAGACTTGTTGACGGAGTAATCCAGTTCTGAgtgtttcttcatcttccttttccttttccttttcattttcctctttctctttttcatcttcttcttctccatctccGATTCAAACAAATTCAACTTCTCCCAACTCCTTTAAACCCAATCCCATGCCCTCCTCACCTTCCATTACATTAACCTCCCAAACGTAATAACCCCCAACCAAGATCTATATTCTCTTCTAATTCCCCTCCTCCTATGATCGCCTCCGGCACCGACATCTCCTCTTCCTTCGGCGTCGCCGGCGTCGGTGGCGGCCTCTTCTCCCGTTTGATGGCCACTACACGCCCCAATGCAGCCGTCGCCTTCACCGCCTTGGCCGGCCTCGCTGTGGTCGCCGTTCTCTTCTACTCCGCCAGTAGGTAAAAACCCAAAACACAAATCTTTCAAcgcaactttttcttttccattttgcCTCCACTGCTGCTCTGTTTTCTATAGATGAGAGCTCTTAAACGGACTCCAACTTCCTCTTCTCCGGATCCCAATTCCAATTCTACTCCTCCTCCTCATCctccttcatcttcatcttcctcatcCTCATCCTCATCCTCATCCTCCTCCtcatcctcctcctcctcctcatGGGTTCATTTGCGTTCGGTTCTATTTGTTGTCACTTCCTCTTCACcggcttcttcttcctcctcctcctcctcctcctcctcctcctctgaTCGGTGAGTCTCTCTTTCCTTCCCATTTCTCTTATTCAGCTTTAACCTACTTTTCCATATAGATCTTCCGTTTTTCGTTTCTACGTTTGATCTTTTTGTTCCATCTAGATGTTTAGGTTGTCTTAGACTACGCTCAGGTTCCTTTCCCACATTGTGTAGTTACTATCTAAATCTCCAGTTTGCTTCGGCCTTTTAGAGCACTTGATCATTTTCagtcttcttttatttttcaactttaactACTGAAttgtttgatatattgatgatGGGTAATTGTGTATCATACTGAGGAGATGCTATTTTGTTTCATGAGATTAATATTAATTGACTTTGCTCTTTTATCCATGTTTTAGGGGGCGCCTTAAATCACCTTGGTCACGCAAGAAAAGGAAGCACGCACTTTCACCCCAACAATGGAGAAGTTTGTTTACGCCAGATGGGAAACTTAGAGATGGTGGcattaagtttttgaaaaaagttcGAAGTGGAGTGAGTAAACATCACTTTGTCtcacatattttatttcaggAGCCTTTCATAACTTTGAGATTTTTACTAattggattttgattttgtgatttttaCTAGGGTGTAGATCCAAGTATTAGAACTGAGGTCTGGCCGTTCCTTCTTGGAGTGTAAGTGACCCccttcttcttgttttcttgCATATGCTTCTCTTGTATTATGTACACAGTCACACAATGTTTTAGTTCTTTAGTCCGTTGGTGATCTGGTTACAAATAATGCTGGGTTCCTCTTCCTGTTGTTGCTTACAAATTGCATCATCCTTCTGAACACTAATATATGAGCTATTTTAATTCAGAACCTCAGATTGTGTGGCCATGTAATCTGAATGAGCTAGATAGTATCTAGCTTGGTATGTTGATTTATCcgaagtttttctttgataatgTTTTATGAGTTGCATAAATTTTGGACTCTTGAGTCTTGGGTATTGATTTGGCTGCTGTTATCTCCTCTGCTCTTTTATCCTTTTGAtcattgtgtgtgtgtgagaaCGCTATGGTTTGATATAGGTTTCTTTCTATCTAGTTCACTATTGTTGCTATTATGTCAGCATCATCCTTGTGTTTTCTTCAATCTCATCCTCTTCATATGGCATATCTGTGCAAGCTGGATGTCTCTTTGAAATCCACCCTATTCAGCTTCCCACTCTCTTGCTGAACACTACACACGCCATCTGTACTGTTTAATAGCAAGGGTACATGTTTTCTCCAACCACAATAAATGTCTGAGTGTGACTATGCCCCAATGAGATAACTGTGCGCTAGTATGTCCAATTCTAAAGCATAATAAAAGGTTTAAAGTTTTACTCATTGGACACTTGATTGCTGGTATTTTGGATCATTGATCTTTCAAAATTGGAGAGTCTGTGTTTCTACATAGGTATCTATCATATAAACGTAGATATAGGTAATTGGGATTCTGGTGTAGAGCTACTTCtgtatataaagaaaaatggaggCTGCATTCTTATGCTTCTTCCTTGTTTAACCTTTTCTCTTCTGCGTGCATTCatcttatattttcttcttttgtcctttcttttttcaaacaatCTGAAGGTATTGCTTTTGTAGTCTTATGGGCGGTGTCTCTACCCCCTAGCCCCTGGGTGGTTTCCCCTTCTGCTATAATACGTTCaccgtttttgttttttttgtaaaaacaagtgtatatatgtttgtattgTTCACTTTTCTATAGGACTAGTCAAGTGTAATTAAGATTTACTTCATGCTATATGGTTATACATGCTGTACTGCTATGCTTATGTGGTGTGCGAAATATGTATTGATATAACTACTTGTGTCTTCAACAGCTATGACTTGAGCAGTactgaagaagaaagagatgcTGTAAGAGTACAGAAGAGGTATATGTTCTACATTtctaatattatttcattttatttttcttggatAAGTTTGCGGGGTATTTTcagtgttttaaaaagccCTCTCGGGCACATGCCTTGGGCATTTAAAAACACTGGGTATTTTACCCACCTGTAGCTATGTGCCGAGTTTGCattttaaaccctaaacccatcATATACAATGCAggaaagaatatgaaaaactTCGCAAACAATGCCAATCTTTACTGAAGTTTGGGACTGAGAGTATAAAGTTGGATGATGATGAGATGAACTGCAACAAGGAGGGGGACACTCAGCATGTTGCTCATGGTGATGCCTCTCCTACTTTGGAAGATGTGGTTAGTGCCAGAGAATCTATTTCTAGCGACGAAAAGGGCTCAAACTTAAGATACTTGGATGGAACCTCGGGTGTTTTGTTGGAAAGGGATGACAGTTCTAGACAGATGGCTATCGCTGATGCTGATGCTTCTGCTCTAAATACTGAATCATCTGATTCAGATTCTTCTGAGGATCCTGAAGTTAGTCAAACATTCCCTTCCTCAGATGGTAGAGAAGATAATGATCCTGATTTCAATTCCAAAAATTCATCTCCCTTGGTAACAGAGGTTACATCCAAATTTCGCAACAATGAAGACTTTACAACATGGCAGCGGATCATTCGCCTTGATGCGGTACGTGCAAATGCAGAATGGATAGCCTACGCACCATCCCTAGCAGCAGTTTCGGATGATAAGGCCAGACATTTTGCCGAGATTGTTGGTTTGAAAGATTACGATCATCTAGAGTCCTGTAGGATCTTTCATGCTGCTAGATTAGTGACTATTCTTGAAGCATATGCTTTATATGACCCTGAAATTGGGTATTGCCAAGGAATGAGTGATCTGCTTTCTCCTATAGTCACTGTGATAACTGAAGATCATGAGGCATTTTGGTGCTTTGTCGGCTTCATGCGGAAAGCTCGACATAACTTTAGGCTTGATGAGGTTGGGATTCGAAAGCAACTGAACATTGTATCTAGAATCATCAAATTCAAGGACTCTCACCTTTACAGACACCTACAAGACCTCGAAGCGGAGGATTGCTTTTTCGTTTATAGGATGGTTGTGGTACTGTTTAGAAGGGAATTAACATTTGAACAGACGTTGTGCCTTTGGGAGGTGATGTGGGCTGATCAGGCAGCTATTAGAGCTGGTGTAGGTAAATCAGCTTGGAGCAGAATTAGGCAACGAGCCCCACCCACGGAGGACTTACTGCTCTATGCAATTGCTGCCTCAGTTTTACAGAAGAGGAAATTGATCATAGAAAAATACAACAGCATGGACGAAATTATTAGGGAGTGCAACAGCATGGCCGGGCAACTTGATGTGTGGAAACTATTGGACGATGCTCATGATTTGGTGGTGACCCTCCATGAGAAGATCGAAACTTCACTTAATGAGTAAGCGCTTGATTGTGTTTGGTTGCTAATTTATGTGCAATTCTTCTGCCTGGATCCTTATCTCTCTAGGCTTCTGCTCCAAGAAAGTGCATCGAGGGGGTAACAACCAGCAGGATGTTTCTTTTGCTCACTTTCTTAATAGCTCACTCAAGCTCAATCAAGTTGTAGTGACAGATTTTAATGATGAATCACTATATAATTGGCATTATATTGCATCCTCACCTTCATCTATTTCAATGGCTGCCGTAACATCAGTAAGACGGGAGTAGTGTATCGGGATGCACCAGTCAAATGATTTTTGAATACTAGAAAATGTCTGGTTCTTGGTGTATCTTTAGGTGGAGTAATAATCATAACTTTTGTTCTCGATCCatgagttaattttttttgttaacctGGTTCATGTACCTCTAAATATGCTTCCACTTGACCCTAATCTATATTCTTTagtgggttttttttctttttctttactactTTCAGTTCAACAATACAATTGTGAGGTTCGAGTGGAATAACAGTTAAAGATGCTTCATGGTTGGAATTagaacaattttcaaaatgtttccTTCAATAAAATCAATGATACAACCCAGACAAAACATTATCAACGTTCTTAAATACTAGAATGGAATGTTAGGCCATTGATCTCTATTCATGTCTCATAAACAGGCTCCAAACTCATTCTACAGATACTTGGTCAAATCAATGTGACCGAATTCAGACAGAATTGTTTAGTTCCAGTTGGTGATCCGTCAAACTTTGTACCGTCATTTTAATGCTCATTTGAACTGTTTTCTCATATTTTGCCTGCTTTCCATCTGTATAATTGTCATTGAAAAGTTGGTTCTTGTTGTATCTTGCAAAGTCTTGCCATATTTCTGGATCGAACGTCTTCATTCATGCCCTTTCCACTTTGACATATCAAAATAAACCGATTTTAGTTTACATGTAATCCAAGTACAATCATACAACCAAATAGACAGCAAAAAGGCCTTCCATGATTGAACAGTGGTTTTCATTCCTGGTCCTTTTCCCTtgacttaaaaataaatcaattttattttacatgtATTCAGTGTACAATAATACAACCAAATGAACAGCAAAAACGTCTTCAATGCTGTGATGATTCGTGCATAGTTGAATAGAACGACATTAGGTAAGCAGGTTTTGATGTGAATGAATAATTGTAGAGTAAAGTGAATgtataattgttttataaattttgcttGGTCTAGGATAACAATTTGCTGCAGTGAACGAAAGAATCAAACTTGATTGAAAAGCACACATCCATAAATGTTAAGAGAACGAATGCAAGGCTAtggtgaagatgaagaatatgTTTTGATGATGCAGTTTGGTTCaatttgtcaaaatatttttattaaagctTTTAACGCGAATAGTAACATAGAAGCTGCAACTTTTATCTGCTTGAAACTTGCTGTATTCTATTCTAGAAGTTATCAAGACTTTGCAGCTTCTCTACATCTTGAATATGCATAAAGTTTTGTCTAGATTCTAGACTACAGAGCTCCTTTTAGATTCAACttttagaagagaaaaaattcaTGCAGATTGGGGGATGAACCTTAGCCAAGGCAAGAATTGATGAAGGGAGAATCCATAAACCTTCTCCACATATCAAACCAGAGGCAACAGCCGGAACCATCAATCCAGCCTTTTGACGATTTAAATAGTGCCACACGAACACGACCAAGCTCCCTATGCACATGTCGATGGCAAAATAAGCCCCAACGAGGAAAGGTACAGCCATGGCCATTGGCAGTGGGATCCatttaccaaattttttaGGGGTAAGATCTCTCAGCAAGTTGGCTGCTATGGCAAAGCTAAAGAACCCATAACATAGCTGCAAGCAATGCTGAGGCAGAGCTGAGAAACCTTCAACTCCTAGGATAGCCATATTTCGATATATGATAGCATATGGGACCTTGTATTCACCATCTGGGTCGGCAAGATCAAAAGCTTTGTAGAACATAAAGAATGTGACAGGAGCTACAATGCAGCCTATGGCTGTGCCAATAGCTTGGCCTAAAAGCATGGACCTTGGAGATGTAAGTGTGAGATGGCCAGTCTTGAAGTCATGCATCAAATCAGAGGAGATGGAAACAATAGACTTGATCAAACCACAACCAACAAGTCCGGCAACTACACCATCATTTTTACCGGCCATGGCAGCAAGCACAAAGAGAGCCACTTTCCCATAGTTATAGGCCATATTCATATCTGTTAGACCCGCACCATATGCATTGCAAAAGCTAAGAGATGGTGCCAGAGTATAAGCGA of the Cucumis sativus cultivar 9930 chromosome 3, Cucumber_9930_V3, whole genome shotgun sequence genome contains:
- the LOC101220060 gene encoding uncharacterized protein DDB_G0271670 isoform X1; the protein is MRALKRTPTSSSPDPNSNSTPPPHPPSSSSSSSSSSSSSSSSSSSSSSWVHLRSVLFVVTSSSPASSSSSSSSSSSSSDRGRLKSPWSRKKRKHALSPQQWRSLFTPDGKLRDGGIKFLKKVRSGGVDPSIRTEVWPFLLGVYDLSSTEEERDAVRVQKRKEYEKLRKQCQSLLKFGTESIKLDDDEMNCNKEGDTQHVAHGDASPTLEDVVSARESISSDEKGSNLRYLDGTSGVLLERDDSSRQMAIADADASALNTESSDSDSSEDPEVSQTFPSSDGREDNDPDFNSKNSSPLVTEVTSKFRNNEDFTTWQRIIRLDAVRANAEWIAYAPSLAAVSDDKARHFAEIVGLKDYDHLESCRIFHAARLVTILEAYALYDPEIGYCQGMSDLLSPIVTVITEDHEAFWCFVGFMRKARHNFRLDEVGIRKQLNIVSRIIKFKDSHLYRHLQDLEAEDCFFVYRMVVVLFRRELTFEQTLCLWEVMWADQAAIRAGVGKSAWSRIRQRAPPTEDLLLYAIAASVLQKRKLIIEKYNSMDEIIRECNSMAGQLDVWKLLDDAHDLVVTLHEKIETSLNE
- the LOC101220060 gene encoding small G protein signaling modulator 1 isoform X2, which gives rise to MIASGTDISSSFGVAGVGGGLFSRLMATTRPNAAVAFTALAGLAVVAVLFYSASRGRLKSPWSRKKRKHALSPQQWRSLFTPDGKLRDGGIKFLKKVRSGGVDPSIRTEVWPFLLGVYDLSSTEEERDAVRVQKRKEYEKLRKQCQSLLKFGTESIKLDDDEMNCNKEGDTQHVAHGDASPTLEDVVSARESISSDEKGSNLRYLDGTSGVLLERDDSSRQMAIADADASALNTESSDSDSSEDPEVSQTFPSSDGREDNDPDFNSKNSSPLVTEVTSKFRNNEDFTTWQRIIRLDAVRANAEWIAYAPSLAAVSDDKARHFAEIVGLKDYDHLESCRIFHAARLVTILEAYALYDPEIGYCQGMSDLLSPIVTVITEDHEAFWCFVGFMRKARHNFRLDEVGIRKQLNIVSRIIKFKDSHLYRHLQDLEAEDCFFVYRMVVVLFRRELTFEQTLCLWEVMWADQAAIRAGVGKSAWSRIRQRAPPTEDLLLYAIAASVLQKRKLIIEKYNSMDEIIRECNSMAGQLDVWKLLDDAHDLVVTLHEKIETSLNE